A segment of the Amycolatopsis thermophila genome:
TCAGCCGGCGCGCCGGGCTACGAGTCGCGAGGACGTCATCGGGCGCTGCACGGCGACAGGCTAACACGACCGCCCCGCCCGCAGCACCCCCGGAAAAAATCTTCCCCGGGCTGTCGAATTCGCCGGTGGCCGATCGATGCACTGGTGACAGCACACCACACCCACCGAGGAGGACCCATGCGCACCCTGATCGCGACCGCGTTCGTTTCGCTCGACGGCGTCGTCGAGGCACCCGGCGGCGAGCCGGGCTACCGGAACTCGGGCTGGACCTTCCGGGACATCCCGTTCGACGAGGCGGCTTACGAGCTCAAGGGCCGCGAGCAGGGCGAGGCCACCGCGATGCTGATGGGCCGCGTCAGCTACGAGGTCTTCGCGCCGGTGTGGCCGGGCATGACCACCGAGTTCCCCGGTTACAACGCGATGCCGAAGTACGTCGTGTCGACCACGCTCAAGGACGAGGACCTGGTGACGAACTGGGGCGAGATCACCATCCTGCGGTCCCTCGACGACGTCGCCGCGCTCAAGGACACCGAGGGGGGCCCGATCATCGTCCACGGCAGCGCCACCCTCGACCGCGCGTTGTCCGACGCCGGCCTGATCGACCGCTACCACCTGCTGGTCTTCCCGGTCCTGCTGGGCGCGGGCAAGCGGCTGTTCAGCGACACCGACAAGGACAAGCAGAACCTGCGGCTCCTGGAGAGCGAGTCCTACGGCAACGGCGTCCAGAAGCTCGTCTACGACGTCGTCCGCTGACGGGTTCCGCCGGGGCCGCTCACTGGGGGTGGCCCCGGCGGGGCGTCACGCGCCGACGTAGGCCGCGAGGTGCTCGCCGGTCAGGGTGGAGCGCTCGGCGACCAGGTCGGCGGGCGTGCCCTCGAAGACGATCCGGCCGCCGTCGTGCCCGGCGCCGGGGCCCAGGTCGATGATCCAGTCCGCGTGGGCCATGACGGCCTGGTGGTGCTCGACCACGATCACCGACTTGCCGGAGTCCACGAGCCGGTCGAGCAGGCCGAGCAGCTGTTCGACGTCGGCCAGGTGCAGGCCCGCGGTGGGCTCGTCGAGGACGTAGATCCCGCCCTTGGTGCCCATGTGCGTGGCCAGCTTGAGCCGCTGCCGCTCGCCGCCGGACAGCGTGGTCAGCGGCTGGCCGAGGCTGAGGTAGCCGAGGCCGACGTCGGCGAGCCGGTCCAGGATCGCGTGGGCGGCGGGCACCCGTGACTCGCCCGCGCCGAAGAACTCCGCGGCCTCGGTCACCGGCATCGCCAGCACCTCGCTGATGTCGCGGCCGCCGAAGCGGTACTCCAGCACCGCGGCCTGGAACCGCTTGCCCTCGCAGTCCTCGCAGGTCGTGGACGCCCCGGCCATCATCGCCAGGTCGGTGTAGATGACACCGGCGCCGTTGCAGGTGGGGCACGCGCCCTCGGAGTTCGCGCTGAACAGCGCCGGCTTCACGCCGTTGGCCTTGGCGAACGCCTTGCGGATCGGTTCCAGCAGCCCGGTGTAGGTGGCCGGGTTGCTCCGCCGGGACCCGCGGATCGGGGCCTGGTCGACCGACACCACACCCTCACCGGCGGGGATCGACCCGTGCACGAGCGAGCTCTTGCCGGAACCGGCCACGCCGGTGACCACGCACAGCACCCCCAGCGGGACGTCGACGTCCACGTCGCGCAGGTTGTGCGTCGTCGCGCCGCGGATCTCCAGCTTCCCGGACGGCGTGCGGACGGTGTCCTTGAGCTTGGCCCGGTCGTCGAAGTGCCGTCCGGTCACGGTCTTGCTCCGGCGCAGCCCGTCGACCGTGCCCTCGAAGCACACGCGCCCGCCCGCGGTGCCGGCGCCCGGGCCGAGGTCGACCACGTGGTCGGCGATCGCGATCGTCTCCGGCTTGTGCTCCACCACCAGCACCGTGTTGCCCTTGTCCCGCAACCGCAGCAGCAGGTCGTTCATCCGCTGGATGTCGTGCGGGTGCAGGCCGATGGTGGGCTCGTCGAAGACGTAGGTGACGTCGGTGAGCGACGACCCGAGGTGGCGGATCATCTTGGTGCGCTGCGCCTCGCCGCCGGACAGCGTGCCCGACGGCCGGTCGAGCGAGAGGTAGCCCAGACCGATCTCCACGAAGGAGTCGAGGGTGTCCCGCAGCGACGTCAGCAGCGGCGCGACCGTCGGCTCGTCCAGGCCCTTGACCCACTCGGCGAGGTCGCTGATCTGCATCGCGCACGCGTCGGCGATGCTGATCCCGTCGATCTTGGACGAGCGGGCCTCCGCGGTCAGCCGGGTGCCGTCGCAGTCGGGGCAGGTGGTGAAGGTCGCGACGCGCTCGACGAAGGCGCGGATGTGCGGCTGCAGCGAGTCGATGTCCTTGGACAGCATCGACTTCTGGATCGACGGCACCAGACCGGAGTAGGTGAGGTTGATGCCGTCGACCTTGATCTTGGTGGGTTCCTTGTAGAGCAGGTCGTCGAGCTGCTTCTTGGTGTACTTCTTGATCGGCTTGTCCGGGTCGAAGAAGCCGGACCCGCGGAAGATGCGGCCGTACCAGCCCTCCATGCTGTACCCGGGGATGGTGATGGCGCCCTCGTTGAGCGACTTGTTCTCGTCGTAGATCTGGGTCAGGTCGATGTCGTTGACCGAACCCCGGCCCTCGCAGCGCAGGCACATGCCGCCGGTGATGCTGAAGCTGCGCCGCTCCTTCACGGTCCGCCCGGCGCGCTCGACCGTGACCGCGCCGGCGCCGCTGATCGAGGCGACGTTGAAGGAGAACGCCTTCGGCGAGCCGATGTGCGGCTTCCCGAGGCGGCTGAACAGGATGCGCAGCAGCGCGTTGGCGTCGGTGGCGGTGCCCACCGTCGAGCGCGGGTCGGCGCCCAGGCGCTGCTGGTCGACGATGATCGCGGTGGTCAGCCCGTCCAGGACGTCCACGTCGGGCCGGGCCAGCGTGGGCATGAAGCCCTGCACGAACGCGCTGTAGGTCTCGTTGATCAGCCGCTGCGACTCGGCGGCGATCGTGGCGAACACCAGCGAGCTCTTGCCCGAGCCGGACACCCCGGTGAACACCGTCAGCCTGCGCTTGGGGATCTCGATGCTGACGTCGGCGAGGTTGTTCTCGCGCGCGCCGTGCACCCGGATCTTCTCGTGCGTGTCGGCGACGTGCGGCGCGGGTTTCCGCTTGGCCGTGGTCATCGTTTCTCCATCGTGTCGAGTGGAGGCCGCGGGGTCGCGGCCTCCACATCCGCCGGAGCGCTCAGCGCAGTTCCTGAATGCGGATCATGTTGCCGTTGGGGTCGCGGAAGGCGCAGTCGCGGACGCCGTAGGGCTGCTCGGTCGGTTCCTGGACGACCTCGGCGTCGCCGGCCTGCAGCCGCTCGAAGGTGGCGTCGAGGTCCTTGGTGGCCAGGTTGATGCTGGCGTAGGTGCCCTTGGCCATCATCTCCGAGATCGCGTTGCGCTCGTCGTCGGTGAGGCCCGGGCTCGCGGCCGGCGGGTACAGGACGATGTTCACCGGCTGGCCGGGCGGGCCGACGGTGATCCAGTGCATGCCCTGGTAGCCGACGTCGTTGCGGACCTCGAAGCCGAGGGTGTCGCGGTAGAAGGCCAGGGTGGCCTCGTAGTCGGTGTGCGGGAGGTAGCTCGCGTGAATGGTGATGTCCATGGCGGCCACGCTAACCACGTGCCGTCGTCGGCGCTTCTCGATTCCTGATCGGTCGGGTCACCTGTTTCGCGACGCACGGCGGCATGCCCTCGGTCGCGCGGGCCGCCTCGGCCCGGTAGGTGCTCGGTGGCATGCCGACCAGCTCGGTGAAGCGCGTGCTGAACGTGCCCAGCGACGAGCAGCCGACCTCGAAGCAGACCTCGGTGACGCTGAGGTCACCGCGCCGCAGCAGGGCCATGGCGCGCTCGATGCGCCGCGTCATCAGGTAGCTGTAGGGCGACTCTCCGTAGGCGCGGCGGAACTCGCGGCTGAGGTGGCCCGCGGACATGTTCACGCCCCGCGCCAGCGCTTCGACGTCCAGTGGCTGCGCGTACTCGCGATCGATGCGGTCGCGGACCCGGCGCAGCCGGGCGAGGTCCCGCAGGCGGGCCTCCGCATTGGCGCTTCTCGTCACCTGCGGAATCGTGCCACACCGGCGGCAGGGGTGGTGGCGGTTCCGGCCCGGACCCAGCCGGACCCCCGGCACGGGTGAGGCGACCTCACCGGCGACGGCGGGCCCGGGGGACGCGCAGCACGTCGCGCCACCGTCGAGCTGAGGGCCGGCATCGGCGCGGGGTCACCGGTCGTCGTTCTCGCGCCAGCGCGCCGCCAGTTCCGTGCGGTTGGTGATGCCGAGCTTGGCGTAGATGTGCGACAGGTGCGTCTTGACCGTGCTCCGGCTCATGAACAGGCGGGTGCCGATGTCCGGGTTGTTCAGGCCCTCCACCACCAGGCGCGCGACGCTCTCCTCGGTCGGCGTGAGGCTGCCCCAGCCGCTCTCCGGCCTGCCCCGCTTCCCGCGGGCGCGGCGCGCGTAGGCGATCGCCTCGCGCAGGGGCATCGCGTTCTCGTCGGCCACGCCGTGGGGCAGGCCCATGTCCCACCGCGCGCGTTCGCACGCCCGCCGCAGCGGTTCGTCGCCGTCGGCCAGTGCTTCCAGGCTGCTCAGGCAGCACAGCCACAACCCGTGCCGGGCGCGGATCACGAGCGCCTCGTGGTGCAGGCCCTCGGGCGCCTCGGCGAGGAAGGCGGACTGTTCGAGCGCGTCGGCGATCACCTTCGGCATCCCGGCGTCGCGGGCGGCGGTCAGCGCGCGCTCGCAGGCCGCGGCCGCCGTGCCGAGGTCGCCGAGCCGCCGGTGGGCTTCGGCGAGCCCGACCAGCGTGGGCGGGGTGAGGCGGCCGTCGCCGGCCTCCCGGTGGAACCAGCGCACCGCCTCCGCCGGCTCACCCGACCACAGGTGCAGGTAGCCCTTCGCCCTGGCCAGGCCGGGCACGAACGGCGCGGACTCGGCGCCGGCCACGAGCCGCACCATCGGGTCGAGCGCCGCGCGCGCCTCGTCGAGCCGCCCCGCGGTGCCCTCGACCATCGCCAGCACGCTCGTCGCCGAGCCGATGCGGTGGTAGTCGTCGAGCGGACGGGCCACCCGGACGCTCTCGGCCGCGAGGTCGCGGGCCCGCTCCACCTGCCCGGTGTGGAGCGCGCTGGTGGCCAGGAACGCCAGGGCGGTCGAGGCGACACCGCGGTCGTGCCTGCGCCGCAGCCCGTCGATCGCCGATTCCAGCAGGGTGGCCGCGGTGTCGTGGTCGTCCCGGAGGTGGGCGATGATGCCCAGCAGCGCGGTCGAACCGTCGCGGACGAACCCGTCCTCGCTCGCGCGCCCCTGCTCGGCGAGCTTGGCCGCGGCGTCGAAGTCGCGGACGAGTTCGCCCAGCGCGCCGAGCAGGGTCGCCAGCCCGTCGCCGGGGACGATCGCCAGCGCCGCCTGCGCCGCGTCGTAGTCCAGGCCCAGCGGCTGGGTCGTGTCGGCGACCAGCGCCAGCCCGGTGAGCAGGCGCGCCTGCAGCGCGGTGTCCGCGGGGCCGCGGTCGATGGCCCGGCGCAGCAGGGCCATGCCCTCGTGGCCGCGTCCGTTGAGGTGCCACAGCCAGGCCAGCGCCGCGGTGAGCCGCCGCCCGCGGTCCGGGTCCGCCGCGGCGAGGCCGTGTTCGATGGCGGCGCGCAGGTTCTCCTGGTCGGCCCCGACGAGCGCGCGCCACGCGTCCTTGTCGGTGTCCAGCAGCGGCGCGGCGCCCTCGGCGACGGCGAGGAAGGTGCGGAGGTGCCGGTCGCGGATCTCGTCCTCCTCGCCCGCGGACGCGAGCCGGGCCAGGGCGTAGTGGCGGATCGTCTCCAGCATCCGGTACCGCGTGACCGGCCCGGTGGTGTCCGCGATGACGAGCGATTTGTCGACCAGGCGGCCGATCCCGGTGAGCACGTCCATCCGGCCGAGGCCGCACACGGCGCCCGCCGCGTCGAGCGTGAACCCGCCGTGGAACACCCCGAGGCGGCGGAACAGGACCCGGTCGGCTTCGTCGAGCAGGTCGTGGGACCACGCCATGGACGCCGCGAGCGTCTGGTGCCGCGCCGCCACCCCGCGCGGGCCGCGCACGAGCAGCGCGAACCGGTCGTCCAGGCCGCGCAGGATCTCGGGCACGGTGAGGGTGCCGGACCAGGCCGCGGCCAGCTCGATCGCCAGCGGGATGCCGTCCAGCCGAGCGCACACCGTGCCGGTCGCGGTGTCCTCCCCGGTGCCCGAGCGGGCGCGGAAGAGCGCGACCGCGTCGGCGGCGCTGAGCGGAGGGACCCGCCACACGCGTTCGCCGGGAACGCCGAGCGGCTCCCGACTGGTGGCGAGAACGGTGACGTTCGGGCAGCCGGTGATCAGTTCCAGCGCCACCTCGGCGGCGGCGGTCAGCACGTGCTCGCAGTTGTCCAGGCAGACGAGGAGCCGCCGGTCGCCGATCTGGCGGGGCAGCGACCCGCCGCCCAGGGTGCCGGCCGCGGCGGCCACCAGTTGCGGCACCACGGCCCGGTCGGTGGTCGCGGTGAGGTCCGCCCAGCACACGTCGTCCCGGGCGGCGGCGACCTGCAGCGCCAGCCGGGTCTTGCCGCACCCGCCCGGCCCGGCGACGGTGACCAGCCGCGCCCCCGCGAGCTCCGCGGCGAGCGCGCCGAGTTCCGGGCCGCGGCCGACGAACGGGGTGAGCTGCGGCGGCAGGGTGGCTGACATCGCGGATCAGTCTGCCACTCCGAAGGTGGCCAGGTGGCCGATATTCCGGGACCGCGGCGTCGGCAGAGTGGTCGGTGTCCGGTTCACCAGGCAGAAGGAGAACTCCGATGAGCAAGGTCATCGCCAACATGTCCATGTCCCTCGACGGTTTCATCGCCGACCCCGGCGACGGCATCGACCAGCTGTTCGGCTGGATGGGCAACGGTGAGGTCGAGGTGCCGACCGCGGTGGAGTGGGCGACGTTCCGGATGTCGCCGGCGAGCGCGGAGTACATGCGCAGCGCCATGGCCGGGGTCGGCGCGCTGATCGCGGGCCGTCACCTGTTCGACATCACCCAGGGCTGGGGCGGCCGGCACCCGCTGGGCGTGCCGGTCGTGGTCGTAACGCACGAGCCGCCCGCGGACTGGCCGCACACCGAGACGTTCACGTTCGTGTCCGGCGTCGAGGAGGCGGTGCGGGTCGCGTCGGACCTGGCCGGGGACAAGGACGTGGTCGTCGCGAGCGCGAAGATCGCCCAGC
Coding sequences within it:
- a CDS encoding helix-turn-helix transcriptional regulator — its product is MTRSANAEARLRDLARLRRVRDRIDREYAQPLDVEALARGVNMSAGHLSREFRRAYGESPYSYLMTRRIERAMALLRRGDLSVTEVCFEVGCSSLGTFSTRFTELVGMPPSTYRAEAARATEGMPPCVAKQVTRPIRNREAPTTARG
- a CDS encoding helix-turn-helix transcriptional regulator translates to MSATLPPQLTPFVGRGPELGALAAELAGARLVTVAGPGGCGKTRLALQVAAARDDVCWADLTATTDRAVVPQLVAAAAGTLGGGSLPRQIGDRRLLVCLDNCEHVLTAAAEVALELITGCPNVTVLATSREPLGVPGERVWRVPPLSAADAVALFRARSGTGEDTATGTVCARLDGIPLAIELAAAWSGTLTVPEILRGLDDRFALLVRGPRGVAARHQTLAASMAWSHDLLDEADRVLFRRLGVFHGGFTLDAAGAVCGLGRMDVLTGIGRLVDKSLVIADTTGPVTRYRMLETIRHYALARLASAGEEDEIRDRHLRTFLAVAEGAAPLLDTDKDAWRALVGADQENLRAAIEHGLAAADPDRGRRLTAALAWLWHLNGRGHEGMALLRRAIDRGPADTALQARLLTGLALVADTTQPLGLDYDAAQAALAIVPGDGLATLLGALGELVRDFDAAAKLAEQGRASEDGFVRDGSTALLGIIAHLRDDHDTAATLLESAIDGLRRRHDRGVASTALAFLATSALHTGQVERARDLAAESVRVARPLDDYHRIGSATSVLAMVEGTAGRLDEARAALDPMVRLVAGAESAPFVPGLARAKGYLHLWSGEPAEAVRWFHREAGDGRLTPPTLVGLAEAHRRLGDLGTAAAACERALTAARDAGMPKVIADALEQSAFLAEAPEGLHHEALVIRARHGLWLCCLSSLEALADGDEPLRRACERARWDMGLPHGVADENAMPLREAIAYARRARGKRGRPESGWGSLTPTEESVARLVVEGLNNPDIGTRLFMSRSTVKTHLSHIYAKLGITNRTELAARWRENDDR
- a CDS encoding VOC family protein codes for the protein MDITIHASYLPHTDYEATLAFYRDTLGFEVRNDVGYQGMHWITVGPPGQPVNIVLYPPAASPGLTDDERNAISEMMAKGTYASINLATKDLDATFERLQAGDAEVVQEPTEQPYGVRDCAFRDPNGNMIRIQELR
- a CDS encoding dihydrofolate reductase family protein; translation: MSKVIANMSMSLDGFIADPGDGIDQLFGWMGNGEVEVPTAVEWATFRMSPASAEYMRSAMAGVGALIAGRHLFDITQGWGGRHPLGVPVVVVTHEPPADWPHTETFTFVSGVEEAVRVASDLAGDKDVVVASAKIAQQVLDAGLLDAINVDQVPVLLGEGVRWFENLGKAPVHLSDPTVIEGNGVTHLAYEVRRG
- a CDS encoding dihydrofolate reductase family protein, with the protein product MRTLIATAFVSLDGVVEAPGGEPGYRNSGWTFRDIPFDEAAYELKGREQGEATAMLMGRVSYEVFAPVWPGMTTEFPGYNAMPKYVVSTTLKDEDLVTNWGEITILRSLDDVAALKDTEGGPIIVHGSATLDRALSDAGLIDRYHLLVFPVLLGAGKRLFSDTDKDKQNLRLLESESYGNGVQKLVYDVVR
- a CDS encoding excinuclease ABC subunit UvrA, with translation MTTAKRKPAPHVADTHEKIRVHGARENNLADVSIEIPKRRLTVFTGVSGSGKSSLVFATIAAESQRLINETYSAFVQGFMPTLARPDVDVLDGLTTAIIVDQQRLGADPRSTVGTATDANALLRILFSRLGKPHIGSPKAFSFNVASISGAGAVTVERAGRTVKERRSFSITGGMCLRCEGRGSVNDIDLTQIYDENKSLNEGAITIPGYSMEGWYGRIFRGSGFFDPDKPIKKYTKKQLDDLLYKEPTKIKVDGINLTYSGLVPSIQKSMLSKDIDSLQPHIRAFVERVATFTTCPDCDGTRLTAEARSSKIDGISIADACAMQISDLAEWVKGLDEPTVAPLLTSLRDTLDSFVEIGLGYLSLDRPSGTLSGGEAQRTKMIRHLGSSLTDVTYVFDEPTIGLHPHDIQRMNDLLLRLRDKGNTVLVVEHKPETIAIADHVVDLGPGAGTAGGRVCFEGTVDGLRRSKTVTGRHFDDRAKLKDTVRTPSGKLEIRGATTHNLRDVDVDVPLGVLCVVTGVAGSGKSSLVHGSIPAGEGVVSVDQAPIRGSRRSNPATYTGLLEPIRKAFAKANGVKPALFSANSEGACPTCNGAGVIYTDLAMMAGASTTCEDCEGKRFQAAVLEYRFGGRDISEVLAMPVTEAAEFFGAGESRVPAAHAILDRLADVGLGYLSLGQPLTTLSGGERQRLKLATHMGTKGGIYVLDEPTAGLHLADVEQLLGLLDRLVDSGKSVIVVEHHQAVMAHADWIIDLGPGAGHDGGRIVFEGTPADLVAERSTLTGEHLAAYVGA